A single genomic interval of Solimonas sp. K1W22B-7 harbors:
- a CDS encoding nitrate reductase has translation MTLPATLAATTTVATTCPYCGVGCGVKASVRQDGQIDVVGDDAHGSNYGRLCVKGSALGETVDLHGRLLYPKVDGQRASWDTALDRVAGGLRRIIDQHGPDAVALYVSGQLLTEDYYVANKLMKGYVGTANIDTNSRLCMSSAVAGHKRAFGEDLVPVCYEDLEQADLVVLVGSNTAWCHPIIFQRIAKAKEARPEMKLVVIDPRRTATCELADLHLPVRAGTDVWLFNGLLSFLHQHGVMDAGFVDQHTSDVARTLAIADNTAGDVRSVARACKIAEHDLLEFYRMFARTEKVITAFSQGVNQSSAGTDKVNSIINCHLLTGRIGKPGMGPFSITGQPNAMGGREVGGLANMLASHMDLGNPRHRDTVQEFWDSPRIADKPGLKAVDLFKAIEDGKIKAVWIMATNPVVSLPDADQVKRALAKCELVISSDIIDKTDTNSFAHVLLPALGWGEKDGTVTNSERRISRQRKFLAAPGEARADWDIVCDVARRMGYEGFDFDGAHAVFDEHARLSAFRNDGQRCFDLSGLVGLGAAGFDAMQPVQWPVLRSPLPPAGEGLGERVSVNVGRADSESFTDTLSPTPLPQAGEGTKRLFEDQRYFHLDGKAHFVPTPVRAPANAISEEYPLVLNTGRVRDQWHTMTRTGKSPKLADHVPEPFVDMHPQDALISGVRVGELARVSTRWGSLVARVQHGGGIPRGNIFVPIHWNSQFASDARVGSLVNPVVDPISGEPEFKHTPVRVDEFRVLWHGFVLSRQELQMENTTWWTRIQGRQFLRYEIAGRDKAMDRSAWARSLFGADDPEADWIEYEDRTAGVYRAALVVNDRIECCVFISPRPDLPSRAWLASLFVKDELEEIDRVGLLVGEPVEKGADTGPTVCSCFGVGRNTICAAIRDKGLKTTAEITGCLKAGGNCGSCVPELKKLLAEVRATETA, from the coding sequence GTGACCTTGCCCGCCACCCTCGCCGCCACCACGACCGTCGCCACCACCTGCCCCTACTGCGGCGTGGGCTGCGGCGTGAAGGCCAGCGTCCGCCAGGACGGCCAGATCGACGTCGTCGGCGATGACGCCCACGGCTCCAACTACGGCCGCCTCTGCGTCAAGGGCTCGGCCCTGGGCGAGACCGTGGACCTGCACGGCCGCCTGCTCTACCCGAAGGTCGACGGCCAGCGCGCCAGCTGGGACACCGCGCTGGACCGCGTCGCCGGCGGCCTGCGCCGCATCATCGACCAGCACGGCCCCGACGCCGTGGCGCTGTACGTCTCCGGCCAGCTGCTGACCGAGGACTACTACGTCGCCAACAAGCTGATGAAGGGCTACGTCGGCACCGCCAACATCGACACCAACTCGCGGCTGTGCATGTCCTCGGCCGTGGCCGGGCACAAGCGCGCCTTCGGCGAGGACCTGGTGCCGGTCTGCTACGAGGACCTGGAACAGGCCGACCTGGTGGTGCTGGTGGGCTCCAACACCGCCTGGTGCCACCCGATCATCTTCCAGCGCATCGCCAAGGCCAAGGAAGCGCGGCCCGAGATGAAGCTGGTGGTGATCGACCCGCGCCGCACCGCCACCTGCGAGCTGGCCGACCTGCACCTGCCGGTCCGCGCCGGCACCGACGTCTGGCTGTTCAACGGACTGCTGTCCTTCCTGCACCAGCATGGCGTGATGGACGCCGGCTTCGTCGACCAGCACACCAGCGACGTCGCCCGCACCCTGGCGATCGCCGACAACACCGCCGGCGACGTGCGCTCGGTGGCGCGGGCCTGCAAGATCGCCGAGCACGACCTGCTGGAGTTCTACCGCATGTTCGCGCGCACCGAGAAGGTCATCACCGCCTTCTCGCAGGGCGTCAACCAGTCCTCGGCCGGCACCGACAAGGTCAACAGCATCATCAACTGCCACCTGCTGACCGGCCGCATCGGCAAGCCCGGCATGGGACCGTTCTCGATCACCGGCCAGCCCAACGCCATGGGCGGCCGCGAGGTCGGCGGCCTGGCCAACATGCTGGCCTCGCACATGGACCTGGGCAACCCCAGGCACCGCGACACCGTGCAGGAGTTCTGGGACTCGCCGCGCATCGCCGACAAGCCGGGCCTCAAGGCCGTGGACCTGTTCAAGGCGATCGAGGACGGCAAGATCAAGGCGGTGTGGATCATGGCGACCAACCCGGTCGTCAGCCTGCCGGACGCCGACCAGGTCAAGCGCGCACTCGCCAAGTGCGAGCTGGTGATCAGCTCCGACATCATCGACAAGACCGACACCAACAGCTTTGCCCACGTGCTGCTGCCGGCACTGGGCTGGGGCGAGAAGGACGGCACCGTCACCAACTCCGAGCGCCGCATCTCGCGCCAGCGCAAGTTCCTGGCCGCGCCGGGCGAAGCCCGCGCCGACTGGGACATCGTCTGCGACGTCGCCCGCCGCATGGGCTACGAAGGCTTCGACTTCGACGGCGCGCACGCGGTGTTCGACGAGCACGCGCGCCTGTCGGCCTTCCGCAACGACGGCCAGCGCTGCTTCGACCTCAGCGGCCTGGTGGGCCTGGGCGCAGCCGGCTTCGACGCGATGCAGCCGGTGCAGTGGCCTGTTCTTCGCTCCCCTCTCCCGCCTGCGGGAGAGGGGCTGGGGGAGAGGGTTTCTGTGAATGTTGGAAGGGCTGACTCTGAGAGTTTTACAGACACCCTCTCCCCTACCCCTCTCCCGCAAGCGGGAGAGGGGACGAAAAGATTGTTCGAGGACCAGCGCTACTTCCACCTCGACGGCAAGGCGCATTTCGTGCCGACGCCGGTACGCGCGCCGGCCAACGCGATCAGCGAGGAGTACCCGCTGGTGCTCAACACCGGCCGCGTGCGCGACCAGTGGCACACCATGACCCGCACCGGCAAGTCGCCGAAGCTGGCCGACCACGTGCCGGAGCCCTTCGTCGACATGCACCCGCAGGACGCCCTGATCAGCGGCGTGCGCGTCGGCGAACTGGCCCGCGTCTCCACCCGCTGGGGCTCGCTGGTGGCGCGCGTGCAGCATGGCGGCGGCATCCCGCGCGGCAACATCTTCGTGCCGATCCACTGGAATTCGCAGTTTGCCTCCGACGCCCGCGTCGGCAGCCTGGTGAACCCGGTGGTGGACCCGATCTCGGGCGAGCCGGAGTTCAAGCACACCCCGGTGCGCGTCGACGAGTTCCGCGTGCTGTGGCACGGCTTCGTGCTGTCGCGCCAGGAACTGCAGATGGAGAACACCACCTGGTGGACGCGCATCCAGGGCCGCCAGTTCCTGCGCTACGAGATCGCCGGCCGCGACAAGGCCATGGACCGCAGCGCCTGGGCGCGCAGCCTGTTCGGCGCCGACGATCCTGAAGCCGACTGGATCGAGTACGAGGACCGCACCGCCGGCGTCTACCGCGCCGCCCTGGTGGTGAACGACCGCATCGAATGCTGCGTGTTCATCTCGCCGCGCCCCGACCTGCCCTCGCGCGCCTGGCTGGCCAGCCTGTTCGTCAAGGATGAGCTGGAAGAGATCGACCGCGTCGGCCTGCTGGTGGGCGAGCCGGTCGAGAAGGGCGCCGACACCGGCCCGACGGTCTGCTCCTGCTTCGGCGTGGGCCGCAACACGATC